Within Agarivorans litoreus, the genomic segment GAATGCCGCTATGTCAGCGGTTGATGATGCTGTTCGTGGCGATAACTACCGCCAAGCAGAAGCACAACTTGCTCAAGATATGCCGCTTGCTCCAATCTACCACTACGTAAATGCGCGTTTGGTTAAGCCAACAGTTGGTGGCTACCCAATGAACAACGCCGAAGACAAAATTTACACTAAAGATCTATACATTATTGCCAAATAGTTGATGGTCTTTTGTAAGGCACCTTATGCTTAAGGTGCCTTATTTTGTTGTTAGCTACGCTAATTCAATTACAGCAATAAACATAAGCTGGAAAAACGAATGATTAAGTTCATCTTAAAACGAATGCTAGAGGCAATACCTACGCTATTGGTATTGATTACTATCACCTTCTTTATGATGCGTTTTGCCCCGGGAAGCCCATTCTCTGGTGAGCGCTCACTTCCGCCTGAAGTATTAGCCAATATCGAGGCTAAGTATGGTTTGGATAAACCAGTACTGGAGCAATACCTCTCCTACTTAGGCAACTTGGCACAAGGCGATCTTGGGCCATCATTTAAATACAAAGACTACACCGTGAATGAACTTGTGGCGCAAGCCCTGCCGGTGTCAGCAAAAATCGGCTCTATTGCCTTTATCTTTACAGTGTTGATGGGCGTATCTGTAGGCACGCTGGCAGCACTAAAACAAAACACCTGGATGGACTTTAGCATTATGTCCACGGCAATGGCCGGGGTGGTGATGCCCTCCTTTGTGTTAGCGCCCACCTTGGTTTATATCTTTGCAATTAAGTTGCAATGGTTACCCGCAGGGGGCTGGAACGGGGGGCAGTGGCAATACATTATTCTACCTATGTTGGGTATGTCACTGCTTTACGTGGCCTCGTTTGCGCGGATTATGCGCGGTAGCATGATTGAAGTATTAAGCTCTAACTTTATCCGTACCGCTAAAGCCAAAGGTTTGCCATATCGTTACATTATTGTGCGCCACGCGCTGCGCCCAGCTTTGTTACCAGTAGTGTCTTACATGGGCCCAGCTTTTGTTGGCATTATTACTGGCTCGGTGGTGATTGAGACCATTTTTGGCTTGCCTGGTTTTGGTAAGTTGTTTGTGAATGGAGCGCTTAACCGCGACTACTCCTTAGTATTAGGTCTCACCATTTTAATTGGTACTTTTACCATTGTTTTCAACGCGATTGTAGACATCTTGTATGCCTTCATCGACCCCAAAATTCGCTACTAGGAGGCTGCAATGTTAGTTAACAAACAAAACAACGACGCTATTAGTGAATTTGCAGATAAGTTAGAAATTGAAGGCCGCAGTTTGTGGCAAGATGCGCGTATGCGTTTCATGCGTAACCGTGCAGCTATGGTAAGCCTAGCCATCTTAGTATTCATTACTTTGCTAGTAATGTTTGGCTCTCATCTTAGTGAGTTTGCCTTTGACGATACCGACTGGGGTGCCATGCACCATGGACCATCTATTGAAAGCGGCCACTACTTTGGTACCGACTCGTTAGGCCGAGATATGTTTGTTCGTACCTTATTGGGCGGACAAATCTCGTTGCTGGTAGGTGTAATGGGCGCTTTTGTCGCGGTACTTATTGGTACCCTTTATGGCGCTACTTCTGGCTTTTTAGGCGGCACAGTAGATCGAGTAATGATGCGTTTGCTAGAGATCCTCTACGGCATTCCATTCATGTTCTTTGTAATTTTGCTGGTGACCTTTTTTGGCCGCAATATTTTCTTGGTGTTTGTTGCCATTGGCGCAGTGTCTTGGTTAGACATGGCGCGTATTGTTCGTGGCCAAACTTTAAGCCTTAAAAACAAAGAGTTTATTGAAGCTGCCGAAGTGTGTGGGGTATCCAAATGGAAAATAATTACTCGCCACATTGTGCCTAATGTATTAGGCATTGTGGCGGTATATGCCACGCTGCTAGTGCCACAAATGATTCTTACCGAATCGTTTTTAAGCTTCTTAGGTTTAGGTGTACAAGAGCCAATGACCTCGTGGGGTGCTTTGTTGCAAGACGGCTCGCAAACCATGGAAATTGCCATTTGGCAGCTATTATACCCAGCTGCATTTATGGTAATTACCTTGTTTAGTTTTAACTATGTAGGCGACGGTTTACGTGATGCCTTAGATCCAAAAGATCGCTAAGGCAGGGGCAGAGTAATGAGTTTATTAAATGTTAAAGACCTTCGCGTAGAGTTTTCTACCCCCGAAGGCAGCGTAACCGCAGTGAATGATTTAACTTTTTCACTGGAAGCTGGGCAAACCTTAGGTATTGTTGGTGAGTCTGGCTCAGGTAAAAGCCAAACCGCTTTTGCCTTAATGGGCTTACTGGCAAAAAACGGTACTATTAGCGGCCAAGCTTTGTTTAACGGCCAGCAAGTGCTTAACTTGCCAGAGCAGCAGTTAAACGCCATACGCGCCGAGAAAATCTCGATGATTTTCCAAGATCCCATGACTTCGCTAAACCCTTACATGAAAGTGGGTGAGCAGTTAAAAGAGGTATTGCGTTTACACAAGGGCATGAGCAATCGTGAAGCTCATGTTGAAGCCGTGCGTATGCTGGATGCTGTTAAAATGCCAGAAGCTGAAAAGCGCATGGCCATGTACCCCCATGAGTTCTCGGGTGGTATGCGCCAGCGAGTAATGATTGCCATGGCCTTGTTGTGTAAGCCGCAGCTATTAATTGCCGACGAGCCAACCACTGCTTTAGATGTAACCGTGCAAGCGCAAATCATGACTTTGCTTAACGAGCTTAAAAGTGAGTTTAATACCGCTATTATTATGATTACTCACGATCTAGGTGTAGTTGCCGGTATCTGTGACAAAGTGTTGGTTATGTACGCTGGCCGCACCATGGAATATGGCACCGCTAAAGAAGTGTTTTACCAACCTAGTCACCCGTATACCGAAGGTTTGTTAAAAGCGATCCCACGTTTGGATACCGAGGGTGAAATATTGCCGACTATTCCGGGTAATCCACCTAACTTACTTAAGCTTCCACCGGGCTGCCCGTTCCAAGAACGTTGCCATAGAGTGAGCGAACACTGTCGCCAGCAAAGCCCTGAACTAAGCACTTTTGCTAATCAGCGTCAGCGTGCTTGTCACGATGATTTCCACTTAAGCGGAGGCCAATAAGATGAGTGATAAAGCCTTATTGCTAGATGTAGTGGATTTAAAAGTCTATTTCAAAATTAAGAATGCCAAAGCCCTACCATGGACACCTGCTGCCACCTTAAAAGCGGTAGACGGCGTGTCGCTTAAGCTTTACCAAGGTGAAACCTTGGGAGTAGTGGGGGAGTCAGGTTGTGGTAAATCTACCTTTGCCCGTGCGGTGATTGGTTTGGTGCCAGCCGAAGCAGGCAAAGTAGTGTGGTTAGGGCAAGACTTAACCGAACTTGATCAGAAGAATCTGCGCGAAAAACGCAAAGAGATTCAAATGATCTTCCAAGACCCGCTAGCTTCACTAAACCCAAGAATGACGGTAGGCGATATTATTGCCGAGCCACTGCGTACTTTTTACCCTGCGCTTAGCAAAGCCGAAGTAAAACAAAAAGTGCAAAAAATGATGATGCGGGTTGGCTTGTTGCCAAACGTAATCAACCGTTATCCGCATGAATTCTCGGGTGGGCAGTGTCAGCGTATTGGTATTGCCCGAGCGTTAATCCTAGAGCCAAAGATGATTATTTGTGATGAACCTGTATCGGCGCTAGACGTATCGATTCAGGCGCAGGTGGTTAATCTGCTTAAAGAGCTGCAAGCAGAAATGGGCTTAAGCCTTATTTTCATCGCTCACGACCTTTCGGTAGTTAAGCACATCTCCGACCGCGTACTGGTAATGTACTTGGGTAACTCGGTTGAATTAGGCACGGCTAAGGCCCTGTTTGATAAACCCACGCACCCATATACCAAAGCGTTGATGTCGGCAGTGCCTATTCCCGATCCGGATTTAGAGCGCGGCAAAACCATTGAACTGCTAGAGGGTGATTTACCTTCGCCAATTAACCCGCCCTCTGGCTGTGTATTCCGCACCCGTTGTCCTATTGCTACCGAGCAATGTGCTAAAACTAAGCCTGCGTTAACAGGTAGTGACGAGCATTCGGTAAGTTGTATACACACCTCGGTGTAAGAGTTTTTTACCCACTAACAAGCCAGACAATAGTCTGGCTTTTTTTTCAAAAATGTAAATGTGCGGCGCAGAGCTAAGCAGCACCGGCTTCTCTGCTCAATCCATTTTCGCACCGTTAGGTGTTAAATGGCCTTAGTTATAAATTTATTCACCCTTAACTTGGCTCCTTCTAGCTGGCCAAAAGCTGGAAAGTTGTATCTACTTGGTTGCTTGGGCGATTTTAGATATCGCAAAATTGTTGGTTTAACTCTAAAGCCAGTAATTGCTTCGCTAAGCATGCATTGCTGGCATACAGCACGCCTTTTTGATTCATAAAGCTGCTAGTTGGGTTATTTAGTTCTAAGGCTTGGCCGTAGCTGTCGCTCACCCAAGCATTGCAGCCATTAGCTATGCAAGCAGTGGCTGCAAAATCCCAAATACTGCCACCACCTTCACTTTGTTTGGTAAGTTTTAGATAAAAGGCGTGTTGTTGTTCCAGAACAGAGCAAGCGTTTACTACCGCACCGGCCTCACTGATTACTTTAAGCTCAGCATAACCTAAGTGTTCGGCTAGTTGTTCTAGTTGTTGTTTAAGTTGTAAAAAGTAAGGGAGTTTTAGGCTGCTTCTATCGCAGTAAAAGTTAAGTGGGCTTGCGTTTAGGCCGGGTAATGGAGTGGCATCGTTACGTTTAAAAGCCAGTGGCTGGTTAAGATTGTTCTGTTTATCGCTAAGGTACTGCTGGGATTGTGGATTAAAGTAGCTGTGATATAGCGTGTTACTAAAGGGGAGGTAGCATACGCCCAGAAGTGCTTGACCGGCTTTATTCACTAAAGCAATTGATACAGCGCAACCATCGCCGCCTTCGATAAAGGGGAGGGTGCCATCTAATGGGTCTATCGCCCAAAATGCTTTGCAGCTACAACGCGGATGTTGAGTTAAATTGAAGCCTTCGGTGTTTTCTTCGGCGAGAGTTGCGAGTTGGTGCTGTTTAGTTAGCGGTTTTAGTGTATTTAAAATTATTGCTTCGCAATGTCTGTCTACCTGAGTTACTACTTGAGCACTTAAACTTAGAGCCGCAGATTTATGCTCAACCTTTAGTTGCTCTCTTGGGTATGTGGCAATGTATTTACCAGCTTGTTTGGCGGCATTAATGGCAATATCTACAAACTGTTGCATTTCCGCTAAGCTAAATGGGCTGTGTACCTTGAGTTTATTCATTGGTGTTTTTTGCCAAAATATTGAGTGCCAGCTGGGTTTGTTGCTCACTATATGCCGTTAACTTCCAATGGCCAGGGCTCCAGCCTTCGAGAAAGCGCTCAAAGTCTGCCCAAGCAAAAGGATACAAATCACGCCATTGCTGCTCCAGTTTTATGACGTTAACATCAGCAATAGCATAGTGTTCAAGAGCTTGTCGAAGCATCTTAAAATAGTAATCAAGAATATTTTCTTGCTGTTCAAGGCATTGTTGCTCACTTAAACAGCTACCCATAAATAAGGCTAAGTCTTGGATGCCACAGCCTTTACCAACGTATTGAAAATCTACCGCGGCAACGCGGTTTAGTGCTTGATTAAAGCAAAAGTTAGCCAGCTTGGCGTCTCCGTGAATAAGGCAAGTGTAATTGCTTGATTGTAAGTATTGGTCAATTGCCGACGCCGCTTGTTTAAGAGGGGACTCGGCCATGGCGGTAAGCTCATCGGGGCGGGTGGCTAAATGCCAATAGCCCCCTTGCGGCCATAGTGTCGGCGCTGAGCGTTGCATAAAGCGCGCATGAAAATAAGCGAGCCAACGTACGCAAACTAACGCTTGCTCTAGCGCTATGTGTTGTTTTACTTGGTTGTAACCCAAGCTATGTAGATCTTCTAATATAATGCTTTGTTGGTCATTATGTTGGCTTGAGTCAATGAGCTGTGGCACATAGCAATGCTGGTCACAGTCTTGGGCAAACTGTTGATACCAGGCTAACTCTACTTGATAAGAGTGAACCTTACGTTGGTGAGAGCGAGCGGTGTTCCATCCTCTAGGATGCTTAGTTTGCTGAGGGAAACGTATGTTTTTAACCACCAAGCTTGGGTAAACGCCGTGTTCAAATGTCACTCGAAGTAGCTCGCCATATCCGCCCCAGAGTGACTGAATAGCGTCTACTTGAGTAATACAGCTTGCTGAATTTAGCTGCTTAAGTTTTGCTTGTTGTTGATGAGTTAAAAACATTAAAATATTACAGTTTAGATTGAGAGGCTATGTTACGACAAGCTGCAAGACAATATCGAGTTATTCGCTAATATTTTGGGGTAGCGATGGCTTATCGAAATTGCTATTGTCTATTTATAGTATAAGAATATTGACCAACCTA encodes:
- the oppF gene encoding murein tripeptide/oligopeptide ABC transporter ATP binding protein OppF, whose translation is MSDKALLLDVVDLKVYFKIKNAKALPWTPAATLKAVDGVSLKLYQGETLGVVGESGCGKSTFARAVIGLVPAEAGKVVWLGQDLTELDQKNLREKRKEIQMIFQDPLASLNPRMTVGDIIAEPLRTFYPALSKAEVKQKVQKMMMRVGLLPNVINRYPHEFSGGQCQRIGIARALILEPKMIICDEPVSALDVSIQAQVVNLLKELQAEMGLSLIFIAHDLSVVKHISDRVLVMYLGNSVELGTAKALFDKPTHPYTKALMSAVPIPDPDLERGKTIELLEGDLPSPINPPSGCVFRTRCPIATEQCAKTKPALTGSDEHSVSCIHTSV
- the oppC gene encoding oligopeptide ABC transporter permease OppC, which encodes MLVNKQNNDAISEFADKLEIEGRSLWQDARMRFMRNRAAMVSLAILVFITLLVMFGSHLSEFAFDDTDWGAMHHGPSIESGHYFGTDSLGRDMFVRTLLGGQISLLVGVMGAFVAVLIGTLYGATSGFLGGTVDRVMMRLLEILYGIPFMFFVILLVTFFGRNIFLVFVAIGAVSWLDMARIVRGQTLSLKNKEFIEAAEVCGVSKWKIITRHIVPNVLGIVAVYATLLVPQMILTESFLSFLGLGVQEPMTSWGALLQDGSQTMEIAIWQLLYPAAFMVITLFSFNYVGDGLRDALDPKDR
- the oppD gene encoding oligopeptide ABC transporter ATP-binding protein OppD encodes the protein MSLLNVKDLRVEFSTPEGSVTAVNDLTFSLEAGQTLGIVGESGSGKSQTAFALMGLLAKNGTISGQALFNGQQVLNLPEQQLNAIRAEKISMIFQDPMTSLNPYMKVGEQLKEVLRLHKGMSNREAHVEAVRMLDAVKMPEAEKRMAMYPHEFSGGMRQRVMIAMALLCKPQLLIADEPTTALDVTVQAQIMTLLNELKSEFNTAIIMITHDLGVVAGICDKVLVMYAGRTMEYGTAKEVFYQPSHPYTEGLLKAIPRLDTEGEILPTIPGNPPNLLKLPPGCPFQERCHRVSEHCRQQSPELSTFANQRQRACHDDFHLSGGQ
- a CDS encoding 3'(2'),5'-bisphosphate nucleotidase CysQ family protein, whose protein sequence is MNKLKVHSPFSLAEMQQFVDIAINAAKQAGKYIATYPREQLKVEHKSAALSLSAQVVTQVDRHCEAIILNTLKPLTKQHQLATLAEENTEGFNLTQHPRCSCKAFWAIDPLDGTLPFIEGGDGCAVSIALVNKAGQALLGVCYLPFSNTLYHSYFNPQSQQYLSDKQNNLNQPLAFKRNDATPLPGLNASPLNFYCDRSSLKLPYFLQLKQQLEQLAEHLGYAELKVISEAGAVVNACSVLEQQHAFYLKLTKQSEGGGSIWDFAATACIANGCNAWVSDSYGQALELNNPTSSFMNQKGVLYASNACLAKQLLALELNQQFCDI
- a CDS encoding oxidoreductase family protein, whose protein sequence is MFLTHQQQAKLKQLNSASCITQVDAIQSLWGGYGELLRVTFEHGVYPSLVVKNIRFPQQTKHPRGWNTARSHQRKVHSYQVELAWYQQFAQDCDQHCYVPQLIDSSQHNDQQSIILEDLHSLGYNQVKQHIALEQALVCVRWLAYFHARFMQRSAPTLWPQGGYWHLATRPDELTAMAESPLKQAASAIDQYLQSSNYTCLIHGDAKLANFCFNQALNRVAAVDFQYVGKGCGIQDLALFMGSCLSEQQCLEQQENILDYYFKMLRQALEHYAIADVNVIKLEQQWRDLYPFAWADFERFLEGWSPGHWKLTAYSEQQTQLALNILAKNTNE
- the oppB gene encoding oligopeptide ABC transporter permease OppB, which encodes MIKFILKRMLEAIPTLLVLITITFFMMRFAPGSPFSGERSLPPEVLANIEAKYGLDKPVLEQYLSYLGNLAQGDLGPSFKYKDYTVNELVAQALPVSAKIGSIAFIFTVLMGVSVGTLAALKQNTWMDFSIMSTAMAGVVMPSFVLAPTLVYIFAIKLQWLPAGGWNGGQWQYIILPMLGMSLLYVASFARIMRGSMIEVLSSNFIRTAKAKGLPYRYIIVRHALRPALLPVVSYMGPAFVGIITGSVVIETIFGLPGFGKLFVNGALNRDYSLVLGLTILIGTFTIVFNAIVDILYAFIDPKIRY